A region from the Rheinheimera mangrovi genome encodes:
- a CDS encoding EamA family transporter, whose amino-acid sequence MSLWIPFTLFAAFMQAIRNALQKQLSKDVSVMGVTLARFIYAGPFALLYLIGLYLWQDYSIPHFSASFVFYVLATSLMQILATALMILLFRLRNYAIGAGLAKSEAILTAVLGVMFFGTHISPFGWVGVFIGGIAVFLLTGARSIESLSIKTLLLGLGCGLAFAVASLWIREASLALHLPFLPAAAWVLFLVISTQTLILLAYLALKDKDNLVKLWQRPQLTLATSLTSCLGSLGWFTASSLQAVAYVKTLGQIEIVFTLLISVLVLKEKLRRQSLLGLALIVLAAALVIWA is encoded by the coding sequence ATGTCTTTATGGATCCCATTTACGTTGTTTGCCGCTTTTATGCAGGCAATACGTAATGCGCTGCAAAAACAATTAAGCAAAGACGTGTCTGTGATGGGAGTAACGCTGGCCAGATTTATTTATGCCGGCCCCTTTGCTTTATTGTATTTAATCGGCCTGTATCTCTGGCAGGACTACAGTATTCCGCATTTTAGCGCCAGCTTTGTGTTTTATGTGCTGGCGACTTCTTTGATGCAAATTCTTGCTACCGCCCTGATGATCCTGTTGTTCCGGTTGCGTAATTATGCAATAGGGGCTGGGCTTGCCAAAAGCGAGGCAATTCTGACTGCTGTTTTAGGTGTGATGTTTTTTGGTACCCACATTAGTCCTTTTGGTTGGGTGGGGGTGTTTATTGGTGGTATTGCCGTGTTTCTGTTAACCGGTGCCAGAAGCATAGAATCCTTATCAATAAAAACCTTGCTGCTGGGTCTGGGCTGTGGTTTAGCTTTTGCAGTAGCCTCTTTGTGGATCCGGGAAGCCAGCCTGGCGCTACACTTGCCTTTTTTACCTGCGGCTGCCTGGGTACTGTTTTTAGTGATCTCTACCCAAACTCTAATTTTGCTGGCGTATCTGGCTTTGAAAGATAAGGATAATTTAGTGAAATTATGGCAGCGGCCACAACTGACTCTGGCAACCAGTCTTACCAGCTGCTTGGGATCCTTAGGCTGGTTTACGGCTTCCAGTTTGCAGGCGGTTGCTTATGTGAAAACCCTTGGCCAGATCGAAATAGTATTCACATTGCTTATTTCAGTGCTGGTGCTTAAAGAAAAATTAAGACGCCAGAGTTTGCTCGGCTTAGCGCTGATTGTGCTGGCGGCTGCTTTGGTGATCTGGGCTTAA